Sequence from the Fictibacillus arsenicus genome:
ATAATCGGTTATCACATAGATGGCGGTTATTCCGACTATATAAATGTTCCTGCAAAAAACGTAGTTAAAATTGAAGCTCAAAATCTAGACGCATGGGCTGCCGTACCCGTTTCGTATATAACTGCCTGGAATGGTTTAGTGACGAAAGGGAATCTAACTATGTTTGATACAGTAGTTGTTTGGGGTGCTACTGGCGGATTAGGATATGCAGCCCTGACCATTGCTGAAGGCTTTAGTGCGAAAACGATAGGGATAGTAGGATCAAAAGAAAAGGAACTGTTTTTAAGAGAAAGAGGATATAAAGGACATATCGTTGTAAGGTCAGAGAACTTACAAAAAGAGATTAGGGAACTAACAGATAATCAGGGTGTTGATATCGTTCTTGACCATGTAGGACAAGAGACATGGAAAGAAAGCTTGAAGATGTTAAAACGTGGAGGACGATTGGCCTTTTGTGGAGTGACAACTGGTCATCAAGCTGTTACTGACCTGCGTTATATCTTAGGTAAACAGTTAACGATTCATGGATCATGGATGGGAGACATGAATGATTTTAAAGAAGTTGTTCAATTTATTGAAGTGAATGAAAACTTACCTTACATTTGGAAGACGTATAGTCTTGATGAAGTTAGAGATGCACACCAAGTGATGGAAGAACAAAGACACATTGGAAAAATCGTATTAAAAGTGAATGAAGAGGAAAAGGCTATATGAACGTAAATCATATATTGGT
This genomic interval carries:
- a CDS encoding zinc-binding dehydrogenase, yielding MKAVVLNSHGPIEHLNISKDQSLQDLQYGEIRLKIMYCGLNHLDLWLRKGGTGDKITLPRIPGSDIVGIIESSKGEGVFNLSKGDTVLVYPGTSCGDCTYCQKGRETLCKEFKIIGYHIDGGYSDYINVPAKNVVKIEAQNLDAWAAVPVSYITAWNGLVTKGNLTMFDTVVVWGATGGLGYAALTIAEGFSAKTIGIVGSKEKELFLRERGYKGHIVVRSENLQKEIRELTDNQGVDIVLDHVGQETWKESLKMLKRGGRLAFCGVTTGHQAVTDLRYILGKQLTIHGSWMGDMNDFKEVVQFIEVNENLPYIWKTYSLDEVRDAHQVMEEQRHIGKIVLKVNEEEKAI